Part of the Vigna angularis cultivar LongXiaoDou No.4 chromosome 1, ASM1680809v1, whole genome shotgun sequence genome, TACAGTTTCTTATTCTGGACTGAATTAGTTGTATCCGTTGCATTTTACTTCAAAAGGAGCTACATCagtaaaatttcaatttttgctAGATCAATaagtttttcaattaaatattgatgTAATAAATATAGACGAGCAAAaacatatagaaaaaaataacaagatttAAAGTTATAGGTGGCTATTTTGTGAAACATTAATTAAATCCTTTCTCTGTACTTAATTTGAGGATGTTGGGAAAGAGTAAATTCACTTTCAGCTGTTGTTTTTCTGAAATGTAAAagccttttatttttttcacttgtaTCCAATGATGTAAAACTAAAAGTTATTTAACGAAATTTATAGAATAATTTCGTGAGATTATTTTAGTATCGGAGAGAAGCATGATACTTCACagatttagaagaaaaaaatgatacaatttcatatttttacatttatttatcatggaatataaggataaaatagtCCTGAAAgtataaagttttatatttttttaataaaaaaaagaataaaaaggaaaaagaaaattagatgcgtaaatcaatatttttctttaaaaaatatatagttttgtgTCAATGTTATTTTTCCACTCCTCTTGATGCTACAAGGACAGTCGCTGAAAACCAGAAGGAACCCATGCTCTCATTTTCCACTCTCATTCTCAATTAATACCGTGAACTGCAATGCAACCGAAATACGATCGTTCAAGCACACGATATAAAGCAGTTTTACAAAAGGCTTTAAAAATTTGGAACTTATCTGGCAAATTATTTTTGCCCCAATAAGATAAATATCTTGAGTTTGTTTTCATtatataaaatctaataaatgtaattaatgtCAGTGTAACAGCCTTGCATGTTCATCATTATTGATTCTTGATGCCCTTACgtaactttattttgttttttctgccAGATTGATTTTCATTTCTCTATATAAAGCACCTCCTTGATCTCTGTTTTTCACATCTTCCATTTGCGTTGATATAATATTAAGCAAAGCAACATGGAAATGAAAAAGGTTTTGTGGGCTGTTTTATTGTTTGGTTTTGTTCTTGGAATGGGCGAGAGTTTTGATTTCAACGAGAAGGAGCTAGAATCGGAACAAGGGTTGTGGGATTTGTACGAGAGATGGAGAAGCCACCACACGGTTTCACGAAGCTTCGATGAGAAGCAGAAGCGCTTCAACGTGTTCAAAGCCAACGTGATGAATGTCCACAACGCGAATAAAATGGACAAGCCTTACAAGCTGAAGTTGAACAGGTTTGCTGACATGACCAACTATGAATTCACGACCATCTATGCTAACTCCAAGGTGAGTCATCATAGAATGTTCCAAGGCATGCCACGTGAGAATGGTAGTTTCATGTATGAGAACGTTGATAGGGTTCCTTCTTCGGTGGATTGGAGGAAGAAAGGTGCTGTCACTGATGTAAAGGATCAAGGCAAATGTGGTAAAGCTAAAAACTTTCCATTTTTTTCTGTAAAGTTACTTGGATTCCATTTAACTTGTCTAAAATGAGAAAGTAACGTAAGtgtcacttttatttttcaatatcttTTTAACTTTCTGCATGTTCTTTTAAGGTTGAcattatctttgtttgtttCAGGGTAAAGATACCcaaaaaccaatttataatttctttcctAAAGGCGCTCTCTTTGTTTTTGATGAAGTTGTCATAATGTCTGTTGTTTTTTAATGTCTTGTTGTTATAGGTAGTTGTTGGGCCTTTTCAACTATTGCAGCCGTTGAAGGTATTAACCAGATCAAGACAGGTCAGCTGGTGTCGTTGTCTGAGCAAGAACTTGTAGATTGTGACCCTGAGAATTCAGGATGCAATGGTGGGTTCATGCAATGGGCATTCGATTTTATCAAACAATATGGTATAACTACAGAAAGCAATTACCCTTATGTAGCAAGAGATGGAATTTGTGATGCATCAAAGGTGCACATTGATATTTTTTGTGCTTAACATCAATTAATTTACTTGATtgataagaaaatttaaagatgaaaaaaaaaaatcatattgcAGGTGGAGCAACCTGCTGTGTCAATTGATGGGTATGAAACTGTCCCCAGTAACGATGAAGCTGCATTGCTCCAAGCTGTTGCCCATCAACCTGTATCAGTAGCCATTGATGCTGGCGGATATGACTTTCAGTTCTACTCAGAGGTCAACCTCTTCCTCATAACTTTTTTTgtgaatatatagttttaaagcACAAAACATGGTTCTTAATTATATAGTTTTGGAAAGAAAATGGTTTTGGGTGTGATCATAGGTTGAAAATAATTAACTGCAGGGAGTGTTTACGGGATTTTGTGGCACCGGTCTGAATCATGGGGTAACAATTGTGGGGTATGGAACAACACAAGATGGAACAAAATATTGGACAGTGAAGAACTCGTGGGGATCCGAATGGGGAGAAAATGGCTATATCAGAATGCAAAGAGACTTAGATCTGTGTGGCATAGCAATGGAGGCTTCCTATCCAATCAAAAACTTCTCCTCCAAACCTTCTTCGTTTCTCAAGGACGAGCTTTGAATCATTTCTTCATAACTGCTATCTAATCTTATTAagggagaaaataaaataaaataatctgtTCGATTAATATAACAGAGGTTGTTTCTGCTTAAGGATCGCCTCCTACTCCCTGTAATATCTCTATTCCCACTTATCTATCCAAGTTCTCAGGTTTCTGCATCatagaaatatttaaacttttattaatattaattttaaatatttattattatatcacaatgtaaaataatagatagttttttttttccttttcctaaTAATGCGCTGAAATAAATTAACTAACCAAAATTTAACTATGTAACAGAACTGTGTTCAATGATCATTTTATCCTCAAAATCATGTACAAAGTTGTGTCCCCAAAGCCCAAAACAACCTCTTTAATCGTCAGAATTATTCAATCCAGAGTTTTAAAAACCCAAAAGAAACAGGTAAGTCTAAAAATGTACCAAAAATTTAGTAGACGAATATATTGACCCAACAATTTAAAGTAACAAGTGTTATACGTGACAAAGGTGACACATGTCAGATGACACAATGTAAGCAGCAAGAACGAAATTGACTATGTTCaccaaattatttttactattttctttattttcactaTAATAATTCAACAGGAGAAAATCAAATTGACTGCCTACATTCTAAAATgaaagaatttataaattttattcttagaaatattttcctttacaaatttaactttaaaatagaaaaaataaatgtagttttctttctttattttattccccaattattattttagtgaaCTGaaccttttaaataatttcgTATTATATGTAACAGTTTATTTTATGAGTACTTCCATTTTAATAAGTTATCTGTGAATCACATTTTGATAAACACTTAGATGAATTTGAACTATTTGAATGATAtccaatattttaattatagaacatttttttttctcggatgacataaagagaaaaaaccaaaaatatgtGTAAATATTTACGTATGAGAACCATAGGTTCTATGTAACTTCtctgtattattttataatttctacaTAATTAATCactttaataaattgtttaataaatataatgattctgacctatttaattatatatatatatatatatatatatatatatatatatatatatatatatatatatatatatgatccaATAATTGCTACCAAGCATGCTCTTTCGGCTATGCCTCAAAATTGGAATTTATGCACTTGACTTTGTGTAGGAAAGGGGCCTGTAAGCATGGTGGTCACATATTAAAGCTAATGGGTTCCTGAAAGACATCACTAACGCCTCATTAGCTTCCTTTTGCTTTACAAATGTGTCCCCGTGTTGGCTATTTCATAGGACCAGTGTCTGTTGGTGTGTACCTTACTGGGAGACCTATTCTTTCTTTAAGGACTCTAATCATTATTCAcacttttctcttctctctcttataTGGTAATTACTGTTTCTTCTTCTGCCCCAATCATACTGTTCCAAGACATTTTTAAGTTCCTCCAACACTTCCAATGATCAATCATgtcattcaaaacaaaacataaaaaaaaaatgagcaaaagaaaaaaaaacttgaaaaataaatgtaaatagtTATCTCTTTAAAGTTAAAAtggttaaataataaatataattctaatGAATTTACATTAAGTAAAgcaattattaatattttaacatcatttacgtgtcattttatgattgattcaagttagtgtttatgattattattattgattgtggagtaattttgggccaatcacagaatgacacgtagatgatgttaaaatattgtcaaaaaaatgttgtcaaattatcattatcctttctaaaatgaaaaaaaaaatttctacaCGACCAGTTATCAAGAAGGATTAAGAgtgtttctttttcaaaaaagaaatggCAGTTGTATAATGAATTTCTAAAGTTAATGTATTACTTAAGGGAAAAAGGAaatgcatttgtttttgttccttACGAAACTAATATTGTTAGTCTTCATTATAGTTCTACAATTCGCATTTCTAACAACTTGTAATATAAGCAAAAACTTAAGGAGACTAACTTTACATGGAGTAGCTGTTAAAATGtgcaatttagttttaaataataactttaatatatgtttataatatcatttttgttaatttaaaaatgacacTAATTATAACTATCTGCATATTTCTCTTGAGTAAAAAATATGTGTTTTGAATAACTATTCTTTATGTTGggattaaataaattaagatatgTCTTTGAGACAATCAAATTATTAGTAAATGAGAGAGTATTTAATACATTGAATTGTAAGTATTAATAATTTTCAGACTTCTATCAATTGCATTAAGAGTAAGCAAATTAAAAAGTCCAAAAAGATCTAAAGAGGAGTTCAAAACTTCTTAAcattattcatataaatatttgttgtcCAAATGCTTTATAtcacttttataattaattacgtTTATATCACctttatattgtaattaaattttacattgtttaaaaataattgaatgtttattaaaaaatttcaatatatttatttattttttaaaagttacatatgtttttttaattgagttaatttaaaaagtactaatcaatttatttttttaatttaaactatttttaaactgaactatttttaacaatttttacgGTGTACAATTTTTCTATATCCTAGTATAATAAAGTATttgatatttcaatttttattttttatttttttaaatttgaatcacataaaaatataaaagaattattaaaattagtataataattaattatgtatagaagattgaaacaataataaaatcaaataaataaaggataataagaaaataatttatagtttatgaGCTCAAAATAATCGTTACTAAATATTTTGATGGtgataaaaatagtttataaattaagaaGGAGCCTATTGATGTTTGAAATAACTTGGCATCCACAGAAGCTTACCATGATGGAAAAATGTAATGAGAAAACGCAatgtaaggttgagagaaacaAAAGTTACTATTCAGGTATTCCTCTAATAAAGAGCGAGGTACAAGAAGTTTACACTGTCCAAAAACCCTGCTTTACAAGAACAAGAAACTTCCCTATCAACACGGAACACATCGTCCTAATATTCATAGTAATTTAAAGCTTCTAATCCCGTGATTGTTTATTGTGCCTCTCATCTCCTCATCTCGTTTCCTCTTTGGAAGAGACAGAGAATACATCACTTTGGCTGAGGCCACCTTCCGAGCTAGAAGTTTCCACTTAGCATCATCCTTTCTCTTCTCTTGCTGCATCTTCAACTGAAATTGCCTGTCACATTCACCCAAAACACTCGTTTAATCTTttcgaataatatataagacaACACACTCATCACAAGATTACAAGAAAACAACATCACATGGAacttaaaatatacattttatattacacAACTTGCGAATTTAGATAAGAGCAATGCTATTTCATAAGATAaacatgaaaatattaatatcattgTTCATCTGTaaagttaataattaattagagGAGTGAAAGATAAAAGACCGAGGCTTAGTAcgctttttttctttttttataataaaggaAATGTATCACCAACCAGAGATATTTTTATGCGGAGGGGGTCCCGTCCATGATCTATACCTGTCATGAATAGACCCAACTATGCAAGGAAAATCTAACAACTACACACCATGTTAATTCGATGGAATTGATGGCGTGAGTATATTGATTTTGTGAAATGTATTAGAGCCGTGACTAGGACACGAGTAGGAAGTATCTGGTGGTGGTGAAGATTCTTAGGCTGATAAAGGATGAATAGATGACAACTATGATGGACCTACGGAATAATGACGCTAGCCGTCCCTCAGAAAAATATCAGACCACAAACACCAAAATTAATCATCCACATGAACAGAAATCAATTCACCATGGGATCCCAACTCCAATAATTCAGGAACCAGATATGGGAATCAGATGAAAGATCACAACCACATTATGTTATTTCTCAATTGAAAACGATTTTATGCTCCCCTAAACAGTCTAATTCCTTCAAACCACACATCAACTTTCTTACTTATCATCATGGCAACAAGTGGAAAACAACAGCAACAAAATTATTTCTCAGTCTTTGTAGTTTGAACTCCAGCTTCCTCTAATTAGACTCAGCCCTATTCTCCTATCTATtatgaaacaaataaaagtagTCCTGTAATACTACTCTTGTGTGCCTGGAACAACATTGTTTAGGACAACTCCAAtattttaagtgattttttaaaCAGCTTTCATTCCAACTCATTTCTTCGGTGAAAAATTACTTCAAACAATTTTAAGTACTTCAATAAACATCTCATCTCTTTGTCTGGAGATGCTCTTAGAGGTAttagaaaacaagaaaaataaaaataaaataaaaagattgaaattaaaaaataataaatcaaataaatactactactactaataataatactaataataataaacaccCCGTTAATTGTTTACAAAATGAAAAGTGGGGAAATTTCTGCCGTGTGAAACCAGCATATCCACAACTCAGtactagaaaagaaaaaagaaattaaaactaattcTCAAACTCTATCTCAATCACACGTTCTCTTATTCAAGGAGGCGTCGTTTGGTTTGGGGACaggaaaaaaagagataaatgtgtgaagaaatgaaaacaatataaaaaaggtTACAGTAAACCTTTTACacagaattgaaaaaatatacaGAAACACAACCGTTCgttataaaaaaaaggataattgttttgttataaatttaatagaACCGTGATGTTTTTCTCtttatcattttcctttttcggTCTCTTTTTGCCattaaacaaaactatttattttaaaaatactttttggTAAGAAAAAGGACAACATGAAAAGTCTGGACCAGtactttttctctattttacaTATTTGACTAATCACATGCTTAAAAAAAGTCATAAAAGaccataattaaatatatattaattatatgtcaaatataatatacctctttaatataatatatccGCAAAGAAAACACGAGTGTggaattcaatttaaaattggGAATTACCTGCAGAAAGGAACCTTGCAGGAAGAATCAGTTTGGTGGCAAACGTATGAATGAAGTCGAAATAGTTGCCACATCCGTTTGCAGCGGACGCAACCACCGCCCATTCTTTTCTCGCACGTGGCAAAGTGGCGGATCAGAACCTGAAGCCCTTCACACGTGGAGAATCTGCCACAGGGCCTCCTCTCTCTCTTCACCTCCGAATCGTAGGGACCAACATGGGTGCACCCCTCCGAGCATATGTGTTCCAGACACTCCATCGCCTCGCTCAGTTCTCCGTACAGACCCTGCTCCATCCTATACCTTCTcgatttcttcttcctctgtcATCAATCATCATTCATCATTCCCAATCCATAAACAAGCAATTCACTAATTCATGGGATTTCAAACTTAGTTAATTATTCAATTACCGTTTCGTGTTCGTCGATGAAGCGGAGAATGTCGAGTTCGAGCCAGGGATCGTGTTTGACGAGGAACTTCCACCCCTCGGTTGCTTCCACCGCTTTGAAGTTATAGGTGAGGAGCTTCATGCATCGGAGGTGGAGATCCGGTGCGTCGCAGAGGCGCGCGAGTTGCAGCACGTCCACCACGTTCTCTGTGGTCAAGCGCTGGGCCAAACCCTTGATGCATCTCTGTTTCAGCTGCGGCACCAGGTACACGTGCGACAATGCGAGCAGGTGCATCCCGTACTTGTCCATCACCTCCTCAGTGCACCTGCGGGGGGTATCTCCGTCATTTTACAAAATCCGGCCGAATCAAGATAGAAGATACTAATCTGTGTTTGTATATAGTAGTTACCTGGAGGAGTAGAGGAATCCGACGAAGGCGATGACGGCGTCGCAAGGGACGCCGTGGATTTGGATAATTTTCTCGGAACTCCGATGCTTACGTGGCCGATCTATGAAGTTCTCGAAAACCGGCGACACCGAAGCCTGTTCGGGATAAAGAAAAAAGTGATTAAAACAGAGCaatgagaagagaaaatggTAACAAGAAGAGAATATTAGAAATGGAAGACAAACCAGAACGGCAGCGTGAGCTGGAATGCGTGTTCCTTGGGAACAGTGTATGAAGACATCGGGTTCGGGTAAGACCCGGGTGGTTTGGTAGTCAATGGATACGGTTTTGGGAGCCatggagaaggagaaaagaaaatgttaataaatgaaatatgagAATTGGGGGAAAAGAAAGAAGCAAAGACGGAAGATGAATGTGAAGAAGTATTTATAGTTGAAAAGTGGGGGATTCGGTAGGGGCTGACGCGGGAACTGTTGCTTGGGGGTGACGTGGAGCAATTGGTGTCTGATTTATCCCACACGCGCCATTATTTTGCCACATTTTACAGTTCACACCAGTAAATGAAGCTGTCTTCTGTTACCTTTCCTTCTACTCTATCTGTCTCTCACTCCATCCAAGTTAGGTTTTTTACCATTTTCTATTTCCAAAAGAAAAACAGCCATTATGATCAATTCATCACTATCAGAAACAGAATCctaagaacaattttttaacaaaaaggtGATGGAGCAGGATACAGTAAGTTTATCTCATGTTTAGTTAAGGAACAAAACATAAAGGAAagaaagtaaaacaaataacatgattttatttttttaattctttgacTGTATAAAAATAGTATAAGGAAATAAAAGAGATACAcgtctaaaaaatatatagcaaatatttaaatgtattttcgttttctaaaatatttgtatatatgcttttttatattttagatttttccaaagattatttattttcaactttcttttgtcttttcttttattatgaattatacattgaaaatataattatggtAATAAAAATACTGataatgatgaataaaaaactatttttcggAACATAAAATggaaatactttttttatgtaaataaagataattatgtataaattatttccaatttttaatatattattagcaGTGTTATAACTATTTTCACCTTTTCgattttttataacattaattatcttaactaatatttttattttagtgttaaaataattatatctaatATAATAGGATTACAAGGAAACAGTAAAAAAGTGTTTTTCTACAACAAACTCTAAAAATTgctaaaaatatgaaaaaaatataaataaatatttgtaaaaactaatattataaaCTGTCACATTTCTAAGAGctaaacatttaataaataatatatttttatattttaacccGTATAATTTTGTCATCCATCTTTCCTCTCCAGATTGGATATGGAGAAGACAGATATTCAAGGTAATACCATTCtgtctttttttctctctagcCTTGTTTGCATACATATCaagtaaatgtttatttttccttttttaaatatatatccttctccttcctcttaTCATTGCCTTCCAAATTAAATGTTATGTTTGATCGGTTAGACGATAAGAAATAGtagatagaaatattaaatttgaatcgAAATatgtaaaacaattaaaagttaaaaagaatattcaaaaaaagtgaaaattagtatagtaaatcacaataaatttttttaaaaaatgcattttatttctagattattaaacaaattcaattattttcatATGTAACTTCTATCTCGattttctgataaaaaaaatctaatctTGAAATAAATTGTATTAGATAAAAAAAGGTTATAAATACATTCTATACATGTTCATtcgatatttttattaaaattttatctatttaaaattctattataatgtctttattttttttaactttggaaaataattaaatattgatgcACGATAATGTTAATTTACATTATTTGAGGATAaacagtttattttttattaggacTTTT contains:
- the LOC108332796 gene encoding vignain; the encoded protein is MEMKKVLWAVLLFGFVLGMGESFDFNEKELESEQGLWDLYERWRSHHTVSRSFDEKQKRFNVFKANVMNVHNANKMDKPYKLKLNRFADMTNYEFTTIYANSKVSHHRMFQGMPRENGSFMYENVDRVPSSVDWRKKGAVTDVKDQGKCGSCWAFSTIAAVEGINQIKTGQLVSLSEQELVDCDPENSGCNGGFMQWAFDFIKQYGITTESNYPYVARDGICDASKVEQPAVSIDGYETVPSNDEAALLQAVAHQPVSVAIDAGGYDFQFYSEGVFTGFCGTGLNHGVTIVGYGTTQDGTKYWTVKNSWGSEWGENGYIRMQRDLDLCGIAMEASYPIKNFSSKPSSFLKDEL
- the LOC108341747 gene encoding BTB/POZ and TAZ domain-containing protein 1; the protein is MAPKTVSIDYQTTRVLPEPDVFIHCSQGTRIPAHAAVLASVSPVFENFIDRPRKHRSSEKIIQIHGVPCDAVIAFVGFLYSSRCTEEVMDKYGMHLLALSHVYLVPQLKQRCIKGLAQRLTTENVVDVLQLARLCDAPDLHLRCMKLLTYNFKAVEATEGWKFLVKHDPWLELDILRFIDEHETRKKKSRRYRMEQGLYGELSEAMECLEHICSEGCTHVGPYDSEVKRERRPCGRFSTCEGLQVLIRHFATCEKRMGGGCVRCKRMWQLFRLHSYVCHQTDSSCKVPFCRQFQLKMQQEKRKDDAKWKLLARKVASAKVMYSLSLPKRKRDEEMRGTINNHGIRSFKLL